A section of the Candidatus Poribacteria bacterium genome encodes:
- a CDS encoding prephenate dehydrogenase/arogenate dehydrogenase family protein produces MLNTVGILSPGDMGHTVGNVLRQNGLRVITCLEGRSQRTRQLAEKAGIVDVPTYPQFVTEADLILSIMVPAQAMSAASVVAETLQQVDTTLTYTDCNAIAPQTVRKLGDLITATGGTFVDASIIGPPPRTPGATRFYASGPDLNLFSELNNHGLDIRAIGAEIGLASAIKMCYASLTKGLTALCTELLTAASVLGVSDALTTEFQLSQSALFERMEKGLPSMPPKARRWIGEMEEISATFVYVGLTPNILTGAADMYRFVGDTPLADLPPEARDEFPTLAELIEILAKNLKSE; encoded by the coding sequence ATGCTCAACACTGTTGGAATTTTAAGTCCCGGTGATATGGGACACACCGTCGGGAATGTGCTTCGTCAAAACGGTTTGCGCGTCATCACCTGTCTGGAAGGAAGGAGTCAACGCACTCGGCAGCTGGCTGAGAAAGCTGGCATTGTGGACGTGCCAACCTATCCACAGTTCGTCACTGAAGCCGATCTTATCCTCTCAATCATGGTGCCTGCACAAGCGATGTCCGCTGCGTCTGTCGTTGCAGAAACGCTGCAGCAGGTGGATACGACGCTAACATACACCGACTGCAACGCCATCGCGCCACAGACGGTTCGTAAATTGGGAGACCTCATCACCGCGACCGGTGGAACGTTTGTCGATGCGTCCATTATCGGTCCACCGCCTCGGACACCAGGGGCAACGCGGTTCTACGCATCGGGACCCGACCTTAACCTATTTTCAGAACTCAACAATCATGGATTAGATATACGGGCTATCGGCGCAGAGATAGGACTCGCCTCTGCGATTAAGATGTGCTACGCCTCCTTGACAAAAGGGTTAACAGCACTCTGCACCGAATTGCTCACAGCCGCATCCGTGTTAGGGGTGTCGGACGCACTCACTACGGAGTTTCAATTGAGTCAATCGGCACTCTTTGAAAGGATGGAAAAAGGACTACCGAGCATGCCTCCAAAGGCGAGACGCTGGATAGGTGAGATGGAAGAGATTTCGGCAACCTTTGTGTATGTCGGGTTGACCCCGAATATCTTGACAGGCGCGGCGGATATGTATCGTTTCGTCGGGGACACGCCTCTCGCAGACCTTCCCCCAGAGGCACGCGACGAATTTCCAACCTTGGCAGAATTGATTGAAATCTTGGCGAAGAACCTTAAATCGGAGTAA
- a CDS encoding high frequency lysogenization protein HflD, whose protein sequence is MKKHYFFSNGTVCKRVLQASIIFIGVMACALAFADEGHEHSGDRIKELINRPLTLQLAIAALVISFVLGGLHALTPGHGKAIVAAYLVGSKGRIIDAVFLGLVVTFTHTFSVIALGVVMLVAQEFAPEDIVPWLSLFSGVLIVGIGAWLLTKNMKQYYSSGAHNHAHAHQHPHPHDHSHGHDHAHDDDHDHDHPHADDHDHGHDHSRDDDHDHSHDPGHTHSHGGHTHSHAPPERTGFWGLLSLGISGGVVPCVDALIGLLFAISLNKLVWGLIILCAFSLGLAAVLVAIGILMVMAKPLIARFTGEGIWLQRLPIMSAAVVILLGAVLVFKAINTVGIHI, encoded by the coding sequence TTGAAGAAACATTATTTCTTTTCCAATGGCACAGTTTGTAAGCGTGTATTGCAAGCCAGTATCATTTTTATCGGTGTTATGGCGTGCGCGTTGGCTTTTGCTGACGAGGGGCATGAACATTCAGGTGATCGGATAAAGGAACTGATAAATCGTCCCCTTACCCTACAACTCGCAATTGCTGCACTCGTCATCTCATTCGTGCTTGGCGGTTTGCACGCCTTGACACCCGGACACGGAAAAGCCATAGTCGCTGCTTACCTCGTTGGCTCTAAAGGCAGGATAATTGACGCAGTGTTCCTTGGACTCGTCGTTACCTTTACACACACCTTCAGCGTCATCGCCCTTGGAGTTGTCATGCTGGTCGCTCAAGAGTTTGCACCCGAGGATATTGTTCCGTGGTTGAGTCTGTTCTCCGGCGTTTTGATTGTTGGCATCGGCGCATGGTTGCTCACCAAAAATATGAAACAATATTATAGCAGTGGCGCGCACAACCATGCACATGCGCATCAGCACCCGCACCCCCATGATCATTCGCATGGACACGATCATGCCCATGATGACGACCACGATCACGACCATCCGCATGCAGACGACCACGATCACGGACACGACCATTCGCGCGACGATGATCATGATCACTCCCATGACCCTGGACATACACATAGTCATGGCGGGCATACCCATAGCCATGCCCCGCCCGAACGGACAGGTTTTTGGGGGTTGCTATCGCTCGGTATCTCCGGTGGTGTCGTGCCGTGTGTTGATGCACTCATCGGGCTCCTGTTCGCGATTAGTCTCAACAAACTTGTGTGGGGGCTAATTATCCTATGTGCTTTCTCATTGGGACTTGCCGCTGTGTTGGTTGCTATCGGTATCTTGATGGTGATGGCTAAACCGTTGATTGCGCGTTTTACGGGCGAAGGTATCTGGCTCCAACGCCTGCCGATTATGAGTGCTGCTGTCGTCATTTTGCTTGGGGCAGTCTTAGTGTTCAAGGCGATTAACACTGTCGGTATTCACATTTAA
- the nusB gene encoding transcription antitermination factor NusB encodes MSLRRRSRIVAMQMLYQIQLTTAPVPSVIELFWQSQDTSVELRPFALELVEGTIAHLEAIDTLLQNTSENWKLHRMPVVDLSILRCAAYEILYLDDIDPATSINEAIEIAKSYSTPDSPTFINGILDNIQNKHPDVPES; translated from the coding sequence ATGTCTCTCCGTAGGCGATCTCGCATCGTTGCGATGCAAATGCTGTATCAAATTCAACTCACCACTGCTCCCGTGCCAAGTGTTATAGAGCTATTTTGGCAGAGCCAAGACACATCGGTAGAACTCCGACCCTTCGCTTTGGAACTCGTTGAAGGCACGATTGCACATCTGGAGGCGATTGATACACTACTTCAAAACACATCCGAAAATTGGAAACTCCACCGGATGCCTGTCGTTGATCTCTCTATTCTACGATGTGCAGCTTATGAAATTCTCTATCTCGATGATATTGATCCAGCAACCTCGATCAACGAAGCTATTGAGATCGCTAAATCCTACAGCACCCCAGACTCCCCTACATTTATCAATGGTATCTTGGATAATATCCAAAATAAACATCCAGATGTTCCTGAATCTTAG
- a CDS encoding ABC transporter ATP-binding protein yields MQNANGKWKTWGLAAKESIIAYFRTFAIVWRSGSLALSGMMFLTLSLGVLPVGDYFVTEHLVNAITAAIGDTDWWQQVVPWLLGLLGLQIYSTLADQLREPLRLNVRENIEIWISEGITRKSNTIELIEFQTPAFQNALARARTMSGDELEEIVWWLVDSIQQLISVTALGIVLWGLHPLLALLPTVTGITSWWSGSRFAADHYSLDVEQTPQRRERDALEGILTDRGAGKEVRLYQAQDLWIGRWQKLWRELIQEQQVIERRKFIAHLAIGISRALLYACSLILLLLEVSLGRLTVGTYIAAAVAIVNLDGIWNGVAGYFLLIADEMRRLSGDLYAFLDRGSDTIKAKTEEAYPSESYNYSFQTTEEPQYLRIENVSFRYPNTQVPVLNHINVTLKKGERVALVGPNGAGKTTLGRVLLGLYRPQTGTIHVGDVLLNEENRQEWLTHCSAVFQDFTSYHLTARENIIFGDVEHPERMEAASIAGGSASVVDGLTAGYETMLGPTFGGRDLSGGEWQRLATARSFMRETPWLVVLDEPTAALDPLAEQAIYERFIERSTGRTSVLISHRLSSVRTCERILVIDNGTIIEDGDHETLLAEDGLYAQFFRAQAQWYL; encoded by the coding sequence ATGCAAAACGCTAATGGAAAATGGAAGACATGGGGACTGGCTGCGAAAGAAAGTATCATCGCATACTTCCGAACTTTTGCGATTGTCTGGCGGAGCGGTTCACTCGCGCTTTCGGGCATGATGTTCCTCACACTATCCCTCGGCGTTCTGCCTGTAGGCGATTATTTCGTGACGGAACACTTAGTCAATGCAATCACCGCTGCTATAGGCGATACCGATTGGTGGCAGCAGGTTGTCCCTTGGTTGCTCGGTCTACTCGGTCTACAAATCTATAGTACGCTTGCAGACCAGTTACGAGAACCCTTACGCCTCAACGTCAGAGAAAACATCGAAATTTGGATCAGTGAGGGTATCACACGGAAATCTAATACAATAGAGTTGATCGAGTTCCAGACGCCAGCATTTCAAAACGCGTTAGCGCGAGCGCGCACCATGTCGGGTGATGAACTTGAAGAGATTGTGTGGTGGCTCGTTGACAGCATTCAACAATTAATCAGCGTCACGGCGCTTGGTATCGTGCTGTGGGGTCTTCATCCGTTGTTAGCATTGCTTCCGACGGTGACCGGTATAACGTCTTGGTGGAGTGGTTCGCGTTTTGCTGCCGATCATTACAGCCTTGATGTAGAGCAGACACCACAACGACGGGAGCGAGATGCGTTAGAAGGTATCCTGACGGATCGCGGCGCAGGTAAGGAAGTACGGTTATACCAAGCACAGGACCTCTGGATAGGACGCTGGCAAAAATTATGGAGAGAACTCATACAAGAACAACAGGTAATTGAACGGCGTAAATTTATAGCCCATCTTGCGATTGGTATCTCACGTGCTTTGTTATACGCTTGTTCGCTTATTCTTTTATTGCTGGAGGTCTCTCTCGGAAGACTGACCGTCGGCACTTATATTGCCGCTGCCGTCGCCATCGTCAACTTGGATGGCATCTGGAACGGAGTCGCTGGTTATTTTCTATTGATTGCGGACGAGATGCGCCGTTTGTCAGGAGATTTGTATGCGTTTTTGGATCGTGGCTCAGACACAATCAAGGCAAAGACAGAGGAGGCATACCCTTCAGAATCTTACAATTATTCATTCCAGACCACTGAAGAACCTCAATATCTTCGGATAGAAAATGTATCATTCCGCTATCCAAATACGCAAGTCCCCGTGTTAAATCACATAAACGTAACTTTGAAAAAAGGGGAACGCGTCGCACTGGTAGGACCCAACGGCGCCGGAAAAACGACACTGGGACGTGTATTGTTGGGTCTTTACCGTCCACAGACAGGCACAATTCACGTAGGAGATGTCCTACTAAACGAAGAGAACCGTCAAGAGTGGTTGACGCATTGCAGTGCCGTTTTTCAAGACTTCACGAGCTACCATCTCACTGCGCGTGAAAACATTATCTTTGGAGATGTAGAACATCCGGAACGTATGGAAGCGGCATCAATTGCGGGTGGTTCAGCCTCGGTTGTTGACGGACTCACCGCAGGTTACGAGACCATGCTCGGTCCCACCTTTGGAGGACGTGACCTCTCCGGTGGCGAATGGCAACGCCTCGCAACAGCCCGGAGTTTCATGCGGGAAACCCCATGGCTCGTTGTCCTCGATGAACCGACTGCTGCACTCGACCCACTCGCTGAACAGGCGATCTATGAACGATTTATTGAACGGAGTACAGGACGGACATCGGTATTGATTTCACACCGTCTCTCCTCCGTCCGCACGTGTGAGCGGATTCTTGTTATCGATAACGGAACGATCATTGAAGACGGGGATCATGAGACGCTATTGGCGGAAGATGGACTGTATGCCCAGTTTTTCAGGGCACAAGCACAATGGTATCTTTAA